The Dethiosulfovibrio peptidovorans DSM 11002 genome has a window encoding:
- a CDS encoding ABC transporter ATP-binding protein, translating into MNELSALNVTKSFGPFTAVDDLSLTVKGGTIHAVVGENGAGKSTLMKCLYGIYRPDGGSFRMDGKPLSIGSPRDAMGYGIGMVHQHFMLVPSMSVCRNVVLGDEPKRGIAFDLDGARTRVGELIDRYELDISPDVPVGHLPVGRQQQVEILKLLYRRAEILVFDEPTAVLSPKEVDGLFETIRGFREEGRTVIFIAHNLGEVLEISDTVSVMRKGRLIDTKPASKLDRSSLAELMVGRSIDMPSVSEAPRLSPDPILELKSVSVSGDPRPLLEDVSLEVFGGEILGIAGITGNGQSELEEVLSGLRGCEGTVVIDGLDVSKLDSLGRRSLGLAYIPEDRIRTGLASLADLVDNTLMGYQYDPRFGKGIFRNYGASVVHADSVMERYGVAAAHRGVQAGTLSGGNMQRLVMGRELEHDPKVLLVSQPTRGVDIGGAEEIHRHILDLRSKGSAVLLISSDLDEVLSLSDRVAVMFRGRIVSVLSSTEATRDKVGRIMLEGREDVDLV; encoded by the coding sequence ATGAATGAACTTTCCGCTTTAAACGTCACCAAGAGTTTCGGCCCCTTCACAGCGGTGGACGATCTGTCTCTGACGGTCAAGGGAGGGACGATCCACGCAGTCGTCGGAGAGAACGGCGCAGGTAAATCCACCTTGATGAAGTGTCTCTACGGTATCTACCGACCCGACGGGGGAAGCTTCCGGATGGACGGCAAGCCTCTGTCCATAGGTTCCCCCAGGGACGCCATGGGATACGGCATAGGTATGGTGCATCAGCACTTCATGCTGGTGCCGTCCATGTCCGTCTGCCGTAACGTAGTTCTGGGCGACGAGCCTAAAAGAGGGATCGCCTTCGACCTGGACGGAGCCCGTACCAGGGTGGGAGAGCTGATCGACCGATACGAACTGGACATATCTCCGGACGTGCCGGTAGGACACCTCCCGGTGGGCCGACAGCAGCAGGTGGAGATACTCAAGCTCCTCTATCGTCGTGCGGAGATACTCGTATTCGACGAGCCGACGGCGGTTTTGTCTCCTAAGGAAGTCGACGGACTCTTCGAGACGATTCGAGGCTTCCGCGAGGAGGGACGGACCGTAATCTTCATAGCCCACAACCTGGGCGAGGTCCTTGAGATCTCCGACACCGTCTCCGTGATGAGAAAGGGACGGCTGATAGACACCAAACCAGCCTCAAAGCTGGACAGGTCTTCCCTGGCCGAACTCATGGTAGGTCGCTCCATAGACATGCCATCGGTATCTGAAGCTCCCAGGCTCTCTCCCGATCCGATTCTGGAGCTCAAGTCCGTCTCCGTCTCAGGTGACCCGCGGCCCCTCCTCGAAGACGTCTCCCTCGAGGTCTTCGGAGGGGAGATACTTGGGATAGCCGGTATCACCGGAAACGGCCAGAGCGAGCTAGAGGAGGTTTTGTCCGGGCTCAGAGGCTGCGAAGGCACGGTCGTCATAGATGGCCTAGACGTCTCGAAGCTGGACTCTCTGGGCAGACGGAGCCTCGGACTGGCCTATATACCGGAGGATCGGATACGGACCGGACTGGCCTCCCTGGCGGACCTGGTCGATAACACCCTCATGGGCTACCAGTACGATCCCCGGTTCGGAAAGGGGATATTCAGAAACTACGGTGCCTCGGTGGTCCACGCCGACTCGGTGATGGAGCGCTACGGTGTTGCAGCCGCCCACAGAGGAGTACAGGCTGGGACTCTGTCGGGAGGCAACATGCAGCGTCTCGTCATGGGCAGGGAACTGGAGCACGACCCCAAGGTCCTCTTGGTATCCCAGCCGACGAGAGGGGTCGATATCGGCGGAGCCGAGGAAATCCACCGTCACATACTGGACCTTCGCTCCAAGGGCAGCGCTGTTTTGCTCATATCATCCGACCTGGACGAGGTCCTCTCCCTGAGCGACAGGGTGGCGGTCATGTTCAGAGGCAGGATCGTCTCAGTCCTGTCTTCCACGGAGGCCACCAGGGACAAAGTGGGAAGGATCATGCTGGAGGGAAGGGAGGACGTCGATCTTGTCTGA
- a CDS encoding methyl-accepting chemotaxis protein, whose protein sequence is MNTLKGRLIAMFVLTGLIGLGTLGILAIQRSGTALTTAAKKEGIALTSSIGKIVDNYVEAEVNAVALLSSSSAMRSLNWDKQKQLIEEIDVEVTGIQEIWVVDKDGQAHYKDGTVLDLSTRDYVRNTLSTGETSISKPLKSKKTGDMVVVVATPIFAEGSSSPSQVLCGRIPLKSLQNTVNGFTWGKTGYIFVLDKDGLMVLHPNEEFQGTLDVTVESKLIPQALVDIVKKGLGGASGVARYPFEGKDKLAAYAPSEYTGWLIFTSAYLDEFTAPVIYMRNVIALISLGLILAIAVVSFFIARSIATPVEKAVQAMDKIAKGDLDVTIEDRSSIKELKQLRQAVDTMTSEISSALSVVNESARTVLDRAQDVNAAVEEANATSDQILEQTVRGNEMAQNTASAVEQTNASISEVAEGAQSGAQNAVEAGEAAENTSHEAEKGTQALEAMVSVIDDVSSAGAKVGDAIKSLDDSVDSIGQFVTTITTIADQTNLLALNAAIEAARAGEHGRGFAVVAEEVRKLAEESNKAAQNVGTLIQEIINRTKTAASDQERSATLIDELVKRTDETKEVFTQVVVRMNGITENVQSIAAAAEEQSASTQEMASGVEHISTNTKNIAEALKSITHGMEEESQALEMMARSAEELVSLSDDMEKAVAHFRLRSQRALDVK, encoded by the coding sequence ATGAACACACTTAAGGGGAGACTCATAGCGATGTTCGTCCTTACGGGGCTCATAGGTCTTGGAACCCTGGGGATACTGGCCATTCAGAGATCCGGAACGGCTCTGACCACCGCGGCGAAAAAAGAGGGAATAGCTCTGACCAGCTCGATAGGCAAGATCGTGGACAACTACGTAGAGGCAGAGGTAAACGCGGTAGCCCTTCTGTCATCTAGCTCTGCCATGAGATCTCTGAACTGGGATAAACAGAAGCAGCTCATCGAAGAGATCGACGTAGAGGTCACGGGGATACAGGAGATTTGGGTGGTAGACAAGGACGGGCAGGCACACTATAAGGACGGCACCGTCCTGGACCTGAGCACTAGAGACTACGTCCGAAACACTCTCTCCACCGGCGAAACGTCGATCAGCAAACCTTTAAAGTCCAAAAAGACCGGTGATATGGTCGTAGTCGTAGCCACTCCCATTTTCGCCGAGGGTAGCTCGAGCCCATCTCAGGTTCTCTGTGGCAGAATACCGTTGAAATCGTTGCAAAATACCGTCAATGGATTTACATGGGGGAAGACGGGATACATCTTCGTTTTAGACAAGGATGGACTCATGGTCCTGCACCCCAATGAGGAGTTCCAGGGAACATTGGACGTAACTGTAGAAAGCAAGCTGATTCCGCAAGCCCTGGTGGATATCGTAAAAAAAGGGCTTGGTGGAGCTAGCGGCGTAGCCAGATACCCTTTCGAGGGCAAGGACAAACTGGCGGCCTACGCACCTTCGGAGTACACCGGATGGCTGATTTTCACGTCGGCCTATCTGGACGAATTCACGGCCCCGGTGATCTACATGAGAAACGTCATAGCCCTGATCTCATTAGGGTTGATCCTGGCGATAGCGGTGGTATCGTTCTTCATAGCCAGATCCATAGCCACCCCTGTGGAGAAGGCCGTACAGGCCATGGACAAGATAGCAAAGGGCGACCTCGACGTAACGATAGAGGACCGCTCCAGTATAAAGGAGCTCAAACAGCTAAGGCAGGCCGTGGACACCATGACGTCCGAGATATCGTCTGCGTTGTCGGTGGTCAACGAGAGCGCAAGGACCGTTCTCGACAGAGCCCAGGATGTCAACGCCGCCGTCGAGGAAGCCAACGCCACCTCCGATCAGATCCTGGAGCAGACGGTCAGAGGCAACGAGATGGCCCAAAACACCGCCTCCGCGGTGGAACAGACCAACGCCAGCATATCGGAGGTAGCAGAGGGAGCCCAGTCGGGAGCCCAGAACGCTGTGGAAGCCGGCGAGGCTGCGGAGAACACATCCCACGAGGCGGAGAAGGGCACTCAGGCCCTAGAGGCTATGGTGTCAGTAATAGACGATGTCTCTTCCGCCGGAGCCAAGGTCGGAGACGCCATAAAGAGCCTGGACGACTCGGTGGACTCCATCGGCCAGTTCGTGACGACGATCACCACCATAGCGGACCAGACGAACCTTCTGGCCCTTAACGCCGCGATAGAAGCGGCTAGGGCGGGAGAACACGGCAGAGGATTCGCCGTGGTCGCCGAGGAGGTTAGAAAGCTGGCGGAGGAAAGCAACAAGGCGGCCCAGAACGTAGGCACCCTCATCCAGGAGATAATCAACAGAACCAAGACGGCCGCGTCGGACCAGGAAAGATCGGCCACCCTGATAGACGAACTGGTCAAGCGAACCGACGAGACCAAGGAAGTCTTCACCCAGGTGGTCGTGAGGATGAACGGTATAACCGAGAATGTCCAGTCCATAGCGGCGGCAGCGGAGGAACAGTCGGCCAGCACTCAGGAGATGGCCTCCGGAGTGGAGCACATATCGACCAACACTAAAAACATAGCGGAAGCTTTAAAATCCATCACCCACGGTATGGAGGAAGAGAGCCAGGCTCTGGAGATGATGGCTCGTTCGGCGGAGGAACTGGTCTCCCTGAGCGACGACATGGAGAAGGCGGTGGCCCACTTCCGCCTGAGATCCCAGAGAGCTCTGGACGTAAAGTAG
- a CDS encoding thermonuclease family protein produces MRGRSSLVLSMFLILSAFSSEGAILRGRVVSVLDGDTFDVMCGRRKLRVRCLLMDTPELHHPVRGIEEFGLEAMKAAESMIFGKSVVLDTAGVDRYGRTLAHLWYRDGKEDRDRLLAEELCRLGLAQPLLMGDDLTYSDRVELALDEACSEGNGFWRVARSRLFSPGQIKSELTSLRGHFVDVRLRVSRIYDGPSLWRIYSSERGFSVAVRKEVFRGILPGYLSEGVEIRVVGKVMAGYHGAEISIGSAVQISPSRHI; encoded by the coding sequence TTGAGAGGCCGATCGTCGCTCGTCCTGTCTATGTTTCTGATATTATCCGCCTTTTCCTCGGAAGGTGCGATCCTTCGGGGTCGGGTCGTATCGGTTTTGGATGGGGATACCTTCGACGTTATGTGCGGTCGACGAAAGCTGAGGGTTCGCTGTCTTTTGATGGATACTCCCGAGCTTCATCACCCCGTCAGAGGGATCGAGGAGTTCGGTCTAGAGGCCATGAAGGCCGCGGAGTCCATGATTTTCGGAAAGTCGGTCGTTCTGGATACCGCCGGAGTGGACCGTTACGGAAGGACCTTGGCCCACCTGTGGTATCGCGACGGCAAAGAGGACCGGGACCGGCTCCTAGCTGAGGAGCTATGTCGTCTCGGTTTGGCTCAACCTCTTCTGATGGGAGACGATCTGACCTATTCCGACAGGGTCGAGCTGGCCTTGGATGAGGCCTGCTCGGAAGGCAACGGATTCTGGAGAGTTGCGCGTTCCAGGCTTTTTTCGCCTGGACAGATAAAATCGGAATTGACCTCCTTGAGGGGGCACTTCGTCGATGTCAGGTTGAGGGTTTCTCGAATTTACGACGGCCCTTCCCTTTGGAGGATATATTCCTCGGAGAGGGGATTCTCCGTCGCCGTGAGAAAAGAGGTTTTTCGAGGCATCTTGCCCGGTTACCTTTCTGAAGGGGTGGAGATAAGGGTGGTGGGAAAGGTTATGGCCGGTTATCATGGTGCGGAGATCTCGATCGGATCGGCCGTCCAGATCTCTCCTTCTCGCCATATATAG
- a CDS encoding M20/M25/M40 family metallo-hydrolase codes for MIDKDRLLKSFIELARITAPSGREGAIAKTLIRRLKNLGLDVSVDDGADKTGGEQGNIVARLDPSEGRTDWIALTAHMDTVPLSHPTRPIVRNGMVYSDGTTILGADDRAGIAAILEAIEASSKDGADHPGIEVIFTVSEEVGLLGSKALDLSKLKSSMAFVFDSSTEPGSIITTAPFATSITWTIIGLAAHAGVAPEKGINAIQAASRGIASLRIGRIDEETTANVGMIKGGHAINVVCDRVEAKAEARSLKEDKLKRQVLEMRTTMKRAIAEYGATLEEKVEEKYPGYSLPADAPVVVKAVEAVRAARLIPKITSTGGGSDANVLNYGGLPSVNLGLGYQRAHTNEESLEISKLEAMAKVALYITT; via the coding sequence ATGATCGATAAAGACAGGCTCCTTAAGAGCTTCATCGAGTTGGCCCGCATAACCGCTCCTTCGGGGCGGGAGGGGGCCATAGCGAAGACGCTTATTCGGCGACTTAAAAACCTGGGTTTAGATGTGTCGGTGGACGACGGCGCCGATAAAACCGGAGGCGAACAGGGAAATATAGTGGCACGATTGGATCCCTCCGAAGGAAGGACGGACTGGATAGCCCTGACGGCCCATATGGACACGGTGCCGCTCTCCCACCCCACCAGACCCATAGTAAGAAACGGGATGGTCTACTCCGACGGCACGACCATCCTGGGAGCGGACGACAGAGCAGGAATCGCGGCAATTCTAGAGGCCATCGAAGCATCTAGCAAAGACGGAGCCGACCATCCGGGAATTGAGGTTATCTTCACCGTGTCGGAAGAGGTGGGGCTTTTAGGATCCAAGGCGTTGGATCTCTCGAAGCTTAAATCCTCCATGGCCTTCGTCTTCGACAGCTCTACCGAGCCGGGATCGATAATAACCACCGCCCCCTTCGCCACCTCGATAACCTGGACGATAATAGGACTGGCGGCCCACGCCGGGGTGGCTCCGGAAAAGGGCATCAACGCCATACAGGCGGCATCCAGAGGGATAGCCTCCCTAAGAATCGGTCGCATAGACGAGGAGACCACCGCCAACGTAGGGATGATCAAGGGAGGCCATGCCATCAACGTGGTCTGCGACAGAGTGGAGGCCAAAGCGGAGGCCAGGTCCCTCAAGGAGGACAAGCTGAAGAGGCAGGTTCTGGAAATGAGGACGACCATGAAACGGGCTATCGCGGAATACGGGGCCACTCTGGAGGAGAAGGTGGAGGAGAAATACCCGGGCTACTCCCTTCCGGCCGATGCCCCCGTGGTCGTAAAGGCGGTAGAGGCGGTCAGAGCGGCCCGACTGATACCAAAGATCACCTCTACAGGAGGAGGCAGCGACGCCAACGTGCTCAACTACGGAGGGCTGCCGTCGGTGAACCTCGGCCTGGGATATCAGAGGGCCCACACCAACGAGGAATCGCTGGAGATATCGAAACTAGAGGCCATGGCGAAGGTGGCCTTATACATAACCACTTGA
- a CDS encoding DUF2000 domain-containing protein, whose translation MDYDYREKKSVLILNAKLKVGVALTVAAHLGTSMGFHGEEHMGREWLSDKSGVRHRGLPRYPLMVFKAKVAQLREALNKARETPELLVIDCPSILLDTAGDDELATALEEMNEQDIDYMGILIHGSRDVVDSITGKLRPWW comes from the coding sequence ATGGATTACGATTACCGAGAGAAGAAGTCCGTTTTGATCTTGAACGCCAAGCTGAAGGTGGGGGTGGCCCTCACGGTTGCCGCTCATCTGGGCACTTCCATGGGGTTCCACGGAGAGGAACACATGGGAAGGGAATGGCTTTCCGATAAATCGGGAGTGAGGCATCGCGGTTTACCCCGCTATCCTCTGATGGTGTTCAAGGCCAAGGTTGCCCAGTTGAGGGAAGCTTTGAACAAGGCCCGGGAGACTCCGGAGCTTCTCGTCATAGACTGCCCCTCCATTTTGCTGGATACGGCTGGAGATGACGAGCTGGCTACGGCCCTGGAGGAGATGAACGAACAGGACATCGACTACATGGGAATATTGATCCACGGTTCCAGAGACGTGGTCGACAGCATAACCGGCAAACTTAGACCTTGGTGGTAG
- a CDS encoding metal-dependent transcriptional regulator — MAITERIEDYLETVLEIELEGSVPSVTELASRLGVRKATVVVAVRKMVDIGLLDHQRYGKIELTRKGREKALETYRRHQHMTFLFSEILGVEDPIAEEMACAAEHCLDSTTERRLAAFVDFCCRSKAEGRGWIAAMEKFVASPEHLSIPLTMLLPRQRAKVLRITASGPKRTALRDRRFLPGEEIKRLDDGRGKDVEVRLGDRTEVLGSLDALAIWVIPSEDGDE, encoded by the coding sequence ATGGCCATAACTGAGCGTATAGAGGATTATCTGGAGACCGTTCTGGAGATAGAGCTGGAGGGCTCGGTTCCTTCAGTAACAGAGCTTGCATCCCGTCTGGGAGTCCGAAAGGCCACGGTGGTCGTGGCTGTCCGCAAGATGGTCGACATAGGGCTTCTGGACCACCAGAGATACGGAAAGATCGAGCTCACCAGGAAGGGCAGGGAGAAGGCCCTGGAGACCTACAGAAGACACCAGCACATGACCTTTCTCTTCTCCGAGATTTTGGGGGTGGAGGATCCTATCGCGGAGGAGATGGCCTGTGCCGCCGAGCACTGTCTCGACTCTACCACCGAACGGCGTCTTGCCGCCTTTGTCGATTTCTGCTGTCGCTCCAAAGCCGAGGGGCGAGGTTGGATAGCGGCTATGGAGAAATTCGTCGCCTCGCCGGAACATCTCTCTATTCCCCTCACGATGCTTCTGCCGAGACAGAGGGCCAAGGTCCTTCGTATAACCGCCTCGGGCCCCAAGAGGACCGCCCTCAGGGATAGGAGGTTTCTGCCCGGAGAGGAGATAAAGAGGCTGGACGACGGCAGGGGAAAGGACGTCGAGGTCCGTCTGGGAGATCGAACCGAGGTCCTCGGAAGCCTGGATGCCCTGGCCATTTGGGTGATTCCGTCGGAGGACGGCGATGAATGA
- a CDS encoding radical SAM protein — MHVFGPVPSRRLGRSLGVNHIPPKVCSYACRYCQLGSTLNMSVERRNFFDPSAIAAEVEAKLEDLKKSGDPVDYLAFVPDGEPTLDLGIGTLAEKIKAFGIPIAVISNASLIGDPEVQEALLLFDWVSLKVDGATEEVWKFVDRPHKKLSFDSILKGVGDFASSYEGHLETETMLIAGGNDGDEQLEALASFLEPVSPAVCRLSSPTRPPACPDVACVDEERLAVATATFQSHGLNPMILNAYEGDDFTRTGDVRDALLSILSVHPMKEAAVARFLEQEGDDPDLVEQMVVDGDVVKTDWRGDVFYARNLRNAKDREKY; from the coding sequence ATGCACGTATTCGGTCCCGTGCCGTCTAGAAGGTTGGGGCGCAGCCTGGGGGTCAACCACATCCCCCCGAAGGTATGCAGCTATGCCTGCCGCTACTGTCAGTTGGGAAGCACCTTGAATATGTCCGTCGAGCGTCGGAACTTTTTCGATCCCTCGGCCATAGCGGCGGAGGTGGAGGCCAAGCTGGAGGATCTTAAAAAATCTGGAGATCCGGTAGACTACCTGGCCTTCGTCCCCGACGGCGAACCTACCCTGGATCTGGGAATAGGAACGCTGGCCGAGAAGATAAAGGCCTTCGGGATTCCCATAGCGGTGATATCCAACGCGTCTCTGATAGGAGATCCTGAGGTCCAAGAGGCGCTTCTGTTGTTCGACTGGGTCTCTCTCAAGGTGGACGGAGCCACCGAAGAAGTCTGGAAATTCGTCGACAGGCCCCATAAAAAACTCTCCTTCGACTCCATCCTGAAAGGGGTCGGGGATTTTGCCTCCTCCTACGAAGGCCATCTGGAGACCGAGACCATGCTTATAGCCGGAGGGAACGACGGCGACGAACAGCTCGAGGCCCTGGCGTCCTTTTTGGAGCCGGTTTCCCCTGCGGTGTGCCGACTTTCGTCTCCGACCCGTCCTCCCGCATGTCCAGACGTAGCCTGCGTCGACGAGGAAAGGCTGGCCGTAGCGACCGCCACCTTCCAGTCACACGGTTTGAATCCCATGATACTCAACGCCTACGAGGGCGACGATTTCACCAGAACTGGGGACGTCCGTGACGCCCTGCTGTCCATACTGTCGGTTCACCCGATGAAAGAGGCGGCTGTGGCCCGTTTCCTAGAGCAGGAGGGCGACGATCCTGATCTGGTGGAGCAGATGGTGGTGGACGGAGACGTGGTCAAGACCGACTGGAGAGGCGACGTCTTCTACGCCAGAAACCTCCGCAACGCCAAGGACAGGGAGAAATACTGA
- a CDS encoding NAD(P)-dependent alcohol dehydrogenase → MKGFAMLKIGEVGWIEKEKATCGPMDAICRPLAISPCTSDVHTVWEGAVGERHNMILGHEGIAEVVEVGELVKDFKPGDKVIVPAITPDWNSLEAQGGYAMHSHGILQGWKFSNTKDGLFSDFFHVNDADGNLAHLPKGMDLKLAPMLSDMVPTGFHGAELADIQYGDNVLVIGIGPVGLMAVAGANMKGAAHIYAVGTRPKCTEAAKFYGATELINYKEGSISEQALALTKGVGVDKVIIAGGTVDTFSEAIKALRPGGKIGNVNYLGSGDTIEIPRLEWGVGMGHKSINGGLMPGGRLRMERLSRLVSIGKLDLAPLVTHTFEGFDHIEEALYLMKDKPKDLIKPVVLI, encoded by the coding sequence ATGAAGGGTTTCGCTATGTTAAAAATAGGTGAAGTAGGCTGGATTGAGAAAGAAAAAGCAACATGTGGTCCTATGGACGCTATTTGCCGACCTTTGGCAATATCGCCGTGTACATCGGATGTTCATACAGTCTGGGAAGGAGCGGTCGGCGAACGACATAACATGATCCTTGGTCACGAAGGGATAGCCGAAGTAGTAGAAGTCGGCGAACTTGTCAAAGATTTCAAACCAGGGGATAAGGTTATTGTACCTGCGATAACTCCAGACTGGAACTCTCTCGAGGCCCAAGGGGGATATGCTATGCACTCACATGGCATACTTCAGGGCTGGAAGTTCTCTAATACGAAAGACGGATTATTTAGCGACTTCTTTCATGTTAACGACGCTGACGGAAATTTAGCACACCTTCCAAAGGGTATGGACTTAAAGCTTGCCCCAATGCTCTCAGATATGGTCCCAACAGGGTTCCACGGAGCAGAACTAGCCGATATCCAATATGGAGACAACGTTTTGGTTATCGGGATAGGGCCAGTGGGTCTAATGGCCGTAGCAGGAGCCAACATGAAAGGCGCTGCTCATATCTACGCCGTAGGCACACGCCCTAAATGCACAGAAGCTGCAAAATTTTACGGGGCAACTGAATTAATCAACTACAAAGAAGGTTCTATAAGCGAACAAGCTCTCGCACTAACCAAGGGAGTAGGCGTAGATAAAGTAATTATAGCTGGAGGCACAGTCGATACTTTTTCCGAAGCAATAAAAGCTCTCAGACCAGGAGGAAAGATCGGCAACGTTAACTACCTGGGATCAGGAGACACTATCGAGATTCCCCGCTTAGAGTGGGGCGTTGGGATGGGACATAAATCAATCAACGGCGGTCTTATGCCTGGTGGTCGACTTAGGATGGAAAGACTGTCTCGCCTAGTCTCCATCGGCAAACTAGATCTTGCACCACTAGTCACCCACACCTTCGAGGGATTTGATCACATTGAAGAGGCCCTCTATTTGATGAAAGACAAACCCAAGGACCTAATCAAACCTGTAGTTTTGATATAG
- a CDS encoding AIR synthase-related protein, which translates to MSKFSRSTMERSVYGPLSRQIGDPSVLLGSLFGEDVALVDTGSGLVASHVDPIVGASEGLGRLAVHVACNDIAAGGIRPRWAQLLVLVPDKGDEDILKDIMEDAVKAAQEISVTIVGGHSGYTSALSRPLAAVTAFGSAEPGQMVSTGGASEGDIVCVTRGVGLEGTAILAWDYPEECRSKELPEGDIAEARSLADKLSVVEEALKLASLGATAMHDPTRGGVLEAMCEMAQGAGMSFRIDGDALPISETVDRFSRAFDFDPMRMISSGALVVTLPGEAVERAGAELGSIAPLYPVGVVERGTGVTITSSSGDLFYEGPEPDFDELARLQAYLSCEKRQKLVH; encoded by the coding sequence ATGTCCAAGTTCTCCCGCTCCACCATGGAGAGGTCGGTCTACGGGCCTCTCTCACGACAGATCGGCGATCCCTCCGTTTTGTTGGGAAGCCTTTTCGGAGAGGATGTGGCTTTGGTGGACACCGGAAGCGGTCTTGTGGCCTCCCACGTGGATCCCATAGTCGGAGCCTCCGAGGGTCTCGGTCGTCTGGCGGTTCACGTCGCCTGCAACGACATCGCCGCCGGAGGCATCCGTCCCAGATGGGCCCAGCTGCTGGTGCTGGTTCCGGACAAGGGCGACGAGGATATACTTAAAGACATAATGGAGGACGCGGTGAAGGCGGCCCAGGAAATCTCCGTCACCATAGTGGGAGGCCATAGCGGTTACACCTCGGCCCTCTCCCGTCCTCTGGCGGCCGTGACCGCCTTCGGTTCCGCCGAGCCGGGACAGATGGTGTCCACCGGAGGCGCCTCCGAGGGAGATATTGTATGCGTCACCCGCGGGGTAGGGCTTGAAGGCACAGCCATACTGGCCTGGGATTACCCAGAGGAGTGTCGCTCGAAAGAGCTTCCCGAGGGGGACATCGCCGAGGCCCGATCTCTGGCCGATAAGCTTTCCGTCGTGGAGGAGGCCCTCAAACTGGCCTCTTTGGGGGCCACGGCCATGCACGATCCCACCAGAGGGGGCGTTCTCGAGGCTATGTGCGAGATGGCCCAGGGAGCCGGTATGTCCTTTAGGATCGACGGCGACGCTTTACCGATATCGGAGACGGTCGACCGTTTCTCCAGGGCCTTCGACTTCGATCCCATGAGGATGATCTCCTCTGGGGCATTGGTGGTTACCCTGCCAGGCGAAGCGGTGGAACGGGCCGGTGCGGAGCTGGGATCCATCGCACCTCTTTATCCTGTGGGAGTGGTGGAGAGAGGTACGGGGGTGACGATAACGTCATCTTCGGGAGATCTGTTTTACGAAGGTCCCGAGCCCGACTTCGACGAACTGGCCAGGCTTCAGGCCTATCTCTCCTGTGAGAAACGGCAAAAGCTGGTACACTGA
- a CDS encoding peptidylprolyl isomerase, translating to MKKKNIVLALTLTVALSGAAFAADEKKDEILAKVGPETVTQADFDEVMAGAQPSQAAYFGTPEGKRALVEDMADSVLFYLWGKDNKLTETEKYKETMAELEKRVLAGMAMEKVLSGAKVSDEEVKKFYDDHKAAFEVPESVKASHILIQVSKDAGNDLWKKAKKEATKIRKDILAGKVSFEDAAKRDSDCPSKSRGGDLGFFTEGQMVPEFEKAAFATKIGDISDPVKTQFGYHIIKVTDHKDASEQPFDEVKDGIRQQLLQQKQRDTLSEYVDKLKKTYKVEILLPELKKASADKK from the coding sequence GTGAAGAAAAAGAACATCGTACTGGCTTTGACACTGACGGTCGCCCTCAGCGGTGCGGCTTTCGCGGCGGACGAGAAAAAAGACGAAATCCTCGCCAAGGTAGGACCCGAGACGGTCACCCAGGCGGATTTCGACGAGGTGATGGCAGGAGCTCAGCCCAGCCAGGCAGCCTACTTCGGCACCCCCGAGGGCAAGAGGGCACTGGTGGAGGACATGGCCGACTCGGTGCTCTTCTACCTATGGGGGAAGGATAACAAACTGACCGAGACGGAGAAGTACAAAGAGACCATGGCCGAGCTGGAAAAGAGAGTCCTGGCCGGAATGGCTATGGAGAAGGTCCTCTCCGGCGCCAAGGTATCAGACGAGGAGGTCAAGAAGTTTTACGACGACCACAAGGCTGCCTTCGAGGTTCCCGAATCGGTAAAAGCCAGCCACATACTGATACAGGTTTCCAAAGACGCCGGAAACGATCTGTGGAAAAAGGCCAAAAAAGAGGCAACCAAGATCCGTAAGGATATCCTGGCCGGCAAAGTCAGCTTCGAGGACGCCGCCAAGAGGGACTCGGACTGCCCCTCCAAATCCAGAGGCGGAGACCTGGGCTTCTTCACCGAGGGACAGATGGTTCCTGAGTTCGAGAAGGCCGCCTTCGCAACCAAGATCGGAGACATCAGCGATCCGGTCAAAACCCAGTTCGGCTACCACATAATAAAGGTGACCGACCATAAGGACGCCTCCGAACAGCCCTTCGACGAGGTGAAAGACGGAATCCGCCAGCAGCTTCTTCAGCAAAAGCAGAGGGACACCCTGTCGGAGTACGTGGATAAGCTGAAGAAGACCTACAAGGTCGAGATTCTTCTCCCCGAACTCAAGAAAGCGTCGGCGGATAAGAAATAA